A stretch of the Gemmatimonadaceae bacterium genome encodes the following:
- a CDS encoding glycerol-3-phosphate dehydrogenase/oxidase, which yields MPTSAPRLPAPGASFDLLVVGGGITGAGIARDAALRGFQVLLVDRNDFASGTSSRSSRLIHGGLRYLEHGQLKLVFEASSERRRLLRLAPHLVHPLRFVWPVYVGARVPYWKVLAGVTLYDALAMFHNVHRHQRLSVAAVQDEEPRLASDGLEGGVSYYDAATDDARLTLANVLDAERAGAVVLNHVAVDAFALARGRAVGAHLVDRLTGDAVDVLARATVNATGPWSDDVRKLEGAADRPRVRGSKGTHILVPRDRVGNTAALTLLSPTDGRVMFALPAGAFTVFGTTDTFTSARPDEVRASEDDVAYLLRAANTFFPAAHLGRSDVVSAWAGIRPLVATTADSPNAASREHAIQVTPAGVVTITGGKLTTYRIMAAQVVDVAARRIGGGRPCTTAHVPLADDGPARDAACAADAASAARIIPGLSWRFGELRWGVERAHARTLADLLVRRTRLAFETSDHGVGVAPAVAAYVAPLLGWNAAQTSAAVDHYAAEVARIFGVDPGAGA from the coding sequence ATGCCGACCTCCGCCCCCCGCCTTCCCGCGCCCGGCGCATCGTTCGACCTGCTGGTGGTCGGCGGCGGCATCACCGGGGCCGGCATTGCCCGCGATGCCGCGCTGCGCGGGTTCCAGGTGCTGCTCGTCGACAGGAACGACTTCGCCAGCGGCACTTCCAGCCGGAGTTCGCGCCTCATCCACGGCGGGCTGCGCTACCTCGAGCACGGGCAGCTCAAGCTGGTGTTCGAAGCCAGCAGCGAACGACGGCGCCTGCTCAGGCTGGCCCCGCATCTCGTGCACCCGCTGCGCTTCGTGTGGCCGGTGTACGTCGGAGCCCGGGTGCCGTACTGGAAGGTGCTTGCCGGCGTCACGCTGTACGACGCCCTGGCCATGTTCCACAACGTGCACCGCCATCAACGGCTGTCGGTGGCGGCGGTGCAGGATGAGGAGCCGCGGTTGGCCTCCGACGGGCTCGAGGGCGGCGTGTCGTACTACGATGCGGCCACCGACGACGCGCGCCTCACGCTGGCCAACGTGCTCGACGCCGAGCGCGCCGGCGCGGTGGTGCTCAATCACGTCGCGGTGGATGCGTTCGCGCTGGCGCGCGGCCGGGCCGTGGGAGCGCACCTCGTGGACCGCCTGACGGGCGACGCCGTGGACGTGCTGGCCCGTGCCACGGTGAACGCTACCGGCCCGTGGAGCGACGACGTGCGCAAGCTCGAGGGCGCCGCCGATCGCCCACGCGTGCGCGGCAGCAAGGGCACGCACATCCTGGTGCCGCGGGACCGCGTGGGCAACACGGCCGCGCTCACGCTTCTCTCACCCACCGACGGACGGGTGATGTTCGCCCTCCCGGCCGGCGCGTTCACGGTGTTCGGCACCACCGACACGTTCACCTCGGCGCGGCCCGACGAGGTGCGTGCCTCGGAGGACGACGTGGCGTATCTCCTACGGGCCGCGAATACCTTCTTCCCCGCCGCCCATCTCGGCCGCAGCGACGTGGTGAGCGCCTGGGCCGGCATCCGGCCGCTCGTGGCCACCACCGCCGACTCGCCCAATGCCGCGTCGCGCGAGCATGCCATCCAGGTCACGCCGGCCGGCGTCGTGACGATCACCGGCGGCAAGCTCACCACGTACCGCATCATGGCGGCCCAGGTCGTGGACGTGGCGGCACGCCGCATCGGGGGCGGCCGCCCCTGTACCACGGCGCACGTGCCGCTCGCCGACGACGGGCCGGCACGCGACGCGGCCTGTGCCGCCGATGCCGCGTCGGCCGCCAGGATTATACCAGGACTATCATGGCGCTTCGGCGAGCTGCGGTGGGGAGTGGAACGGGCCCACGCCCGGACGCTGGCGGACCTGCTCGTTCGTCGCACCAGGCTGGCATTCGAAACCAGCGACCACGGGGTGGGCGTCGCGCCCGCGGTGGCCGCGTACGTGGCGCCGCTCCTCGGCTGGAACGCGGCGCAGACGTCCGCCGCTGTGGACCATTACGCCGCCGAGGTAGCGCGGATCTTCGGGGTCGATCCGGGCGCGGGCGCCTGA
- the speY gene encoding deoxyhypusine synthase, whose amino-acid sequence MAKKKASGKPGSGAPARARGGFKSSRHGTGKRASPAGPKAAQKQAAEQREAAGAAHTTAEQSRFLRGGKIDPRRIDGRETVVDLVEGTFLAYNAARLREACQLFTHKMLEADVTVGLTLTGALTPAGLGMAAIIPLIESGFVDWVVSTGANLYHDTHFGLGLAMHRGNAQESDIVLREEGVVRIYDIFFDYDVLLSTDAFFRKIIQGREFQRSMSSAEFHYLCGKYVREREKALGIGQKSLLSAAYAAGVPIYTSSPGDSSIGMNIAALALDGNRCVIDPNLDVNETASIVLEAKRGGGKSGVFICGGGSPKNFILQTEPQIQEVLGIDEKGHDYFLQITDARPDTGGLSGATPAEAVSWGKIDPDRLPDAVVCYLDSTVALPLLTSYAHAKHAKRPLKRLYDKRGAMMARLRREYAKGAG is encoded by the coding sequence ATGGCGAAGAAGAAGGCGAGCGGGAAACCAGGGAGCGGCGCGCCGGCGCGCGCGCGCGGCGGATTCAAATCGTCGCGCCACGGCACCGGCAAACGGGCGTCGCCAGCCGGCCCCAAGGCGGCCCAGAAGCAGGCCGCCGAGCAACGCGAAGCGGCGGGCGCGGCCCATACGACCGCCGAGCAGAGCCGCTTCCTGCGCGGCGGCAAGATCGACCCCCGCCGCATCGACGGCCGCGAGACGGTGGTGGACCTGGTGGAGGGCACTTTCCTCGCCTACAACGCCGCGCGGCTGCGCGAAGCGTGCCAGTTGTTCACGCACAAGATGCTCGAGGCCGACGTCACCGTGGGCCTCACGCTCACTGGCGCGTTGACGCCGGCCGGGCTCGGCATGGCGGCGATCATTCCGCTCATCGAGTCGGGCTTCGTGGACTGGGTCGTCTCCACAGGCGCCAATCTGTACCACGACACGCATTTCGGCCTCGGACTGGCCATGCACCGCGGCAATGCGCAGGAATCGGACATCGTGTTGCGCGAGGAAGGCGTGGTGCGCATCTACGACATCTTCTTCGACTACGACGTGCTGCTCTCCACCGACGCATTCTTCCGCAAGATCATCCAGGGCAGGGAATTCCAACGCAGCATGTCGAGCGCCGAGTTCCATTATCTGTGCGGCAAGTACGTGCGCGAGCGCGAGAAGGCCTTGGGCATCGGGCAGAAGTCGCTGCTCTCGGCGGCCTACGCGGCCGGAGTGCCCATCTATACGTCGTCGCCCGGCGATTCGTCCATCGGCATGAACATCGCGGCGCTGGCGCTGGACGGGAACCGGTGCGTGATCGATCCCAATCTCGACGTGAACGAAACGGCGTCGATCGTGCTCGAGGCCAAACGCGGCGGCGGGAAGTCGGGGGTCTTCATCTGCGGCGGCGGCAGCCCCAAGAACTTCATCCTGCAGACCGAGCCGCAGATCCAGGAAGTGCTGGGCATCGACGAGAAGGGCCACGACTATTTTTTACAGATTACTGATGCCAGGCCCGATACGGGCGGACTGTCCGGCGCCACGCCGGCCGAGGCGGTGAGCTGGGGCAAGATCGACCCCGACCGGCTGCCCGATGCGGTGGTGTGCTACCTCGATTCGACCGTCGCCCTGCCGCTGCTCACCTCGTACGCCCACGCCAAGCACGCCAAGCGGCCGCTCAAGCGGCTGTACGACAAACGGGGGGCGATGATGGCCCGGCTGCGGCGCGAGTACGCCAAGGGCGCCGGCTAG
- the rmuC gene encoding DNA recombination protein RmuC, whose product MPLLVAIAGLLVAAVVLLAVLLRRTRPGDAAAMERRFAELQRGLDRADQLVRDEMGRNRDETAAAMDRVARTLDERLALVQRGLGEMQSLAEGVGDLKRVLTNVKTRGVLGEWQLQALLEQLLAPGQFARNVKPSPLRDTIVEFAIRIPAPGSDAGGMWLPVDSKYPAEDYARLFDAQERADAAGVAAAQKALSVAVRRSADDIRAKYIDPPHTTDYAILFLPSEGLFAEVVRLPGMVEMLSAECRVMVAGPTTFATLLNCLQMGFRSMALAERSEEVWHLLAGVRTEFAKFADAVSGAQKKLGLASEAVEQVAVRARAMERKLRDVEQLPAGDGSEPPRLTS is encoded by the coding sequence ATGCCTCTGCTGGTCGCCATCGCCGGGCTGCTCGTCGCCGCCGTTGTGCTGCTGGCCGTCCTCCTGCGGCGAACACGGCCGGGCGACGCGGCGGCGATGGAACGGCGATTCGCGGAACTCCAGCGAGGGCTGGACCGTGCCGACCAGCTCGTGCGCGACGAGATGGGTCGCAATCGCGACGAAACGGCGGCAGCGATGGATCGCGTGGCCCGCACGCTCGACGAACGGCTGGCGTTGGTGCAGCGCGGACTGGGCGAGATGCAATCGCTTGCCGAGGGCGTGGGCGATCTCAAACGCGTGCTCACCAACGTCAAGACCCGCGGCGTGCTGGGCGAGTGGCAGCTCCAGGCGCTGCTCGAGCAGTTGCTCGCCCCCGGCCAGTTCGCGCGCAATGTCAAACCGAGTCCGCTGCGCGACACCATTGTCGAGTTCGCGATCCGCATTCCGGCCCCGGGATCCGACGCCGGCGGCATGTGGCTGCCGGTGGACAGCAAGTATCCCGCTGAGGACTACGCGCGGCTGTTCGACGCGCAGGAGCGGGCCGACGCCGCCGGAGTGGCCGCGGCCCAGAAGGCGCTCTCGGTGGCGGTCCGCCGCTCGGCCGACGACATCCGCGCCAAGTACATCGATCCGCCCCACACCACCGACTATGCGATCCTCTTCTTGCCGTCCGAGGGTTTGTTCGCCGAAGTCGTGCGGCTGCCCGGCATGGTCGAGATGTTGAGCGCCGAATGCCGCGTGATGGTGGCCGGCCCCACGACCTTTGCCACGCTGCTCAACTGCCTGCAGATGGGATTTCGGTCGATGGCGCTCGCCGAGCGGTCGGAGGAGGTGTGGCATCTGCTGGCCGGCGTGCGCACGGAGTTCGCGAAGTTCGCCGACGCGGTGTCCGGCGCGCAGAAGAAGCTCGGTCTGGCGTCCGAAGCCGTGGAGCAGGTCGCCGTGCGGGCGCGCGCCATGGAGCGCAAGTTGCGCGACGTCGAGCAGCTGCCGGCGGGTGACGGCTCGGAGCCGCCCCGCCTCACGTCCTAG
- a CDS encoding GreA/GreB family elongation factor: protein MIEALKEKLSEEVARLQYELNVTLPNEIRKAVELGDLRENSEYKAALERQQFVQARLGHLHQRLSKLSSIDPSQIPPDKVGLGSRVVVEDKKSKVRETYHLVFGDAIEFEDGHVTMASPIGRALLGKAVGEDVMLRLPTVTRQLLVVELYTIHDEVSGKQ from the coding sequence ATGATTGAAGCCCTCAAGGAAAAGCTGAGCGAGGAAGTCGCGCGGCTGCAGTACGAACTCAACGTCACGCTTCCCAACGAGATCCGCAAAGCGGTGGAGCTGGGCGACCTGCGCGAGAACAGCGAGTACAAGGCTGCGCTCGAGCGCCAGCAGTTCGTGCAGGCGCGGTTGGGGCATCTGCATCAGCGCCTGAGCAAGCTATCGTCCATCGACCCGTCGCAGATCCCGCCCGACAAGGTGGGGCTGGGCTCGCGCGTCGTCGTGGAGGACAAGAAGTCCAAGGTGCGCGAGACGTACCACCTCGTATTCGGCGACGCGATCGAGTTCGAGGATGGGCACGTGACCATGGCGTCGCCCATCGGGCGCGCGTTGCTCGGCAAGGCGGTGGGCGAGGACGTCATGTTGCGGCTGCCCACGGTCACGCGGCAGCTGCTGGTGGTGGAACTCTATACCATCCACGACGAAGTGTCGGGCAAGCAGTGA
- the fadJ gene encoding fatty acid oxidation complex subunit alpha FadJ produces MISLDRENDVLIVTLDLPGEPVNKLTPELGEALARVIAETEGDSTVRAWVVTSGKKDSFIAGADIGQFLEFRREMDAAQTSQQGQALLGALAALRVPVVAAIHGACLGGGLELALACRYRICTDHPKTLLAVPEVQLGLIPGLGGTQRLPRLIGLQAALDMILTGKNVRAKKALQLGLVDEMVHPALLHDVAVARALELANGTRRPVRRGRGAGPSGFVLDTNFAGRSVVFRKARESVLSKTHGHFPAPLAALDVVHTGFERGMAEGLREESRRFGELAMSGVSRELIFLFFATTALKKDPGVEPPAPPPCDVHTLGVLGAGFMGAGIAGVAAQRGTVVRLKDTDTARVGKGLAAVYEVLHEPLAKHRITRQEFADQLSLVSGTTAYSGFGNAELVIEAVFEDLDLKHRVLREVEPAMASDAVYASNTSTIPIARIAEAASRPERVLGMHFFSPVHRMPLLEVIVTPRTDKAAVVTAVNYGRALGKTVIVVHDGPGFYTTRTLSAYINEAGILLDEGAAIESIDRALVEFGFPVGPITLLDEVGIDVGGKVGLVLSEAFGRRMAASQALTRVVESGRTGRKGGSGFYRYDKGGTKGAVDPMVYTLFGAGDARNPIPSGEISERCALAMVNEAAHCLQEGILRSPRDGDIGAVFGIGFPPFRGGPFRYIDSLGADEVVRRLEDLHGRFPARFAPAELLVDMARARRRFYPAEGKPV; encoded by the coding sequence ATGATCAGCCTCGACCGCGAGAACGACGTTCTCATCGTCACCCTGGACCTGCCGGGCGAGCCGGTAAACAAGCTGACGCCGGAACTGGGCGAGGCGCTCGCACGCGTGATCGCCGAGACCGAGGGCGACTCGACGGTGCGGGCGTGGGTCGTGACGAGCGGCAAGAAGGACTCGTTCATCGCCGGCGCCGACATCGGGCAGTTCCTGGAATTCCGTCGGGAAATGGACGCGGCGCAGACCAGCCAGCAGGGCCAGGCACTGCTCGGCGCACTGGCCGCACTTCGCGTGCCGGTGGTGGCGGCGATCCACGGCGCGTGCCTGGGCGGGGGGCTCGAGCTGGCGCTGGCCTGCCGCTACCGGATCTGCACCGATCACCCCAAGACGCTCCTCGCGGTTCCCGAAGTGCAGCTCGGGCTGATTCCCGGGCTCGGGGGCACGCAGCGGCTGCCCCGGCTGATCGGGCTGCAGGCGGCGTTGGACATGATCCTCACCGGAAAGAACGTGCGCGCCAAGAAGGCGCTGCAGCTCGGCCTGGTGGACGAGATGGTGCACCCGGCCCTGCTGCACGACGTGGCCGTGGCGCGGGCATTAGAGTTGGCGAATGGCACGCGGCGCCCGGTGCGGCGGGGCCGCGGCGCGGGGCCGTCGGGGTTCGTACTCGATACCAACTTCGCCGGCCGGAGCGTGGTGTTCCGCAAGGCGCGCGAGAGCGTGCTGTCCAAGACGCATGGCCACTTCCCGGCACCGCTGGCCGCCCTGGACGTCGTCCACACCGGCTTCGAGCGCGGGATGGCGGAAGGCCTGCGCGAGGAATCCCGCCGGTTCGGCGAGTTGGCGATGAGCGGGGTGTCGCGGGAGCTCATCTTCCTCTTCTTCGCCACGACCGCGCTCAAGAAGGATCCGGGCGTCGAGCCGCCGGCGCCGCCGCCGTGCGACGTGCACACGCTTGGCGTGCTCGGGGCCGGATTCATGGGAGCCGGAATTGCCGGCGTGGCCGCGCAGCGCGGCACCGTGGTGCGTCTCAAGGACACCGATACCGCGCGGGTCGGGAAGGGACTCGCCGCCGTGTACGAGGTGCTCCACGAGCCACTCGCCAAGCACCGCATCACCCGCCAGGAGTTCGCCGACCAACTCAGTCTGGTGAGTGGCACCACGGCGTACTCCGGTTTCGGCAACGCCGAGTTGGTCATCGAAGCGGTGTTCGAGGACCTCGACCTCAAGCACCGCGTGCTCCGCGAGGTGGAGCCGGCCATGGCCTCCGACGCGGTGTACGCCTCGAACACGAGCACCATTCCCATCGCCCGCATCGCCGAGGCGGCGTCCCGCCCCGAGCGCGTGCTGGGCATGCACTTCTTCTCCCCCGTGCACCGCATGCCACTGCTCGAGGTCATCGTAACGCCGCGCACCGACAAGGCGGCGGTCGTGACCGCGGTGAATTACGGTCGCGCGCTCGGCAAGACCGTCATCGTCGTGCACGACGGGCCCGGGTTCTACACGACGCGAACGCTCTCGGCGTACATCAACGAAGCCGGGATCCTGCTCGACGAAGGCGCGGCCATCGAGTCCATCGACCGGGCGCTGGTCGAGTTCGGATTCCCCGTGGGCCCGATCACGCTGCTCGACGAAGTGGGCATCGACGTCGGCGGCAAGGTCGGGCTCGTGCTCTCCGAGGCGTTTGGCCGCCGGATGGCGGCGTCGCAGGCGCTGACCCGCGTGGTCGAGTCGGGGCGGACAGGACGCAAGGGCGGTTCGGGGTTCTACCGGTACGATAAAGGGGGCACGAAGGGCGCGGTGGACCCCATGGTGTACACCTTGTTCGGGGCCGGCGACGCACGGAATCCCATACCGAGTGGGGAGATCTCCGAGCGCTGCGCGCTCGCCATGGTCAACGAAGCCGCCCACTGTCTGCAGGAGGGCATCCTCCGCTCGCCCCGTGACGGCGACATTGGCGCCGTGTTCGGCATCGGCTTCCCGCCCTTCCGGGGCGGCCCGTTCCGCTACATTGATAGCCTGGGCGCCGATGAAGTCGTGCGCCGCCTCGAGGACCTGCACGGCCGCTTTCCGGCCCGGTTCGCACCGGCCGAGTTGCTTGTCGACATGGCCCGGGCGCGGCGCCGGTTCTACCCGGCCGAAGGCAAACCGGTATGA
- the fadI gene encoding acetyl-CoA C-acyltransferase FadI: MPTFGNGRRVAIVAGVRTPFARAGTVLRSFSAIELGRLAVSELMQRTELDGALVEAIVYGTVVHSVLAPNIAREIGLMPALPKGVDAYTVSRACASSNQAITDAADQIALGHRDVVIAGGAESLSNVPILHSRGMSDALVAASRAKSLGGRLSALARIRPRDLVPITPAIAEPSTGETMGQSAEKMAKINRIPREDQDQFALRSHRLAAVGTQDGRLTAEISTVWVPPRYDLAVSSDNGIRTETSIEQLRLLKPVFDRRYGSVTAGNSSPLTDGASAVLLMSEERARTLGYAPLAFIRSYSYAALDPGEQLLMAPVLAAPVALHRAGLSLSDMDLVEMHEAFAAQVLCNLRGFESREWAARAGFSEPVGEVDRSRLNVLGGSLAIGHPFGATGGRILTTLANELARRGGQFGLMTVCAAGGLGHAMVIERA; encoded by the coding sequence ATGCCGACTTTCGGGAACGGGCGCCGGGTGGCGATCGTGGCGGGCGTGCGTACGCCGTTCGCGCGCGCCGGCACCGTGCTCCGCTCGTTCAGTGCCATCGAGTTGGGGAGACTGGCGGTATCGGAACTGATGCAGCGCACCGAACTGGACGGCGCGCTGGTCGAAGCCATCGTCTACGGCACCGTCGTGCATTCGGTTCTCGCCCCCAACATCGCGCGCGAGATCGGGCTCATGCCGGCGCTCCCCAAGGGGGTGGACGCATACACCGTGAGCCGCGCTTGCGCATCGTCGAACCAGGCGATCACCGATGCGGCGGACCAGATTGCGCTCGGCCACCGCGATGTCGTGATCGCGGGGGGGGCCGAATCCCTCTCCAACGTTCCGATCCTGCATTCCCGCGGCATGTCCGACGCGCTCGTCGCCGCATCGCGGGCCAAGTCGCTGGGCGGCCGGTTGAGCGCCTTGGCGCGCATCCGTCCGCGCGATCTGGTGCCGATCACGCCGGCGATCGCCGAGCCCTCCACGGGCGAGACGATGGGGCAGAGCGCCGAGAAGATGGCCAAGATCAACCGTATCCCGCGCGAGGACCAGGACCAGTTCGCGCTGCGGTCGCACCGCCTGGCCGCGGTGGGTACGCAGGACGGCCGCCTCACCGCGGAAATCAGTACGGTGTGGGTGCCGCCCAGGTACGACCTCGCGGTATCGAGCGACAATGGGATCCGCACGGAAACCAGCATCGAGCAGCTGCGGCTGCTCAAGCCGGTGTTCGATCGGCGCTACGGTTCGGTGACGGCGGGCAACTCATCGCCCCTCACCGACGGCGCGAGCGCGGTGCTGCTGATGAGCGAGGAGCGCGCCCGCACACTGGGCTACGCGCCGCTGGCGTTCATCCGCTCTTACTCGTACGCCGCGCTCGACCCCGGCGAGCAGCTGCTCATGGCGCCGGTGCTGGCTGCCCCGGTCGCGCTGCACCGCGCCGGGCTCTCGCTCTCGGACATGGACCTGGTGGAGATGCACGAGGCGTTTGCAGCGCAGGTGCTGTGTAATCTGCGTGGCTTCGAATCGCGGGAGTGGGCCGCCCGGGCCGGATTCTCCGAACCGGTGGGTGAAGTGGACCGCTCGCGGCTCAACGTGTTGGGGGGCTCGCTCGCCATCGGGCATCCCTTCGGCGCTACGGGTGGACGCATCCTCACGACGCTGGCCAACGAGCTGGCGCGGCGGGGCGGACAATTCGGCCTGATGACGGTGTGCGCCGCAGGTGGACTGGGGCACGCGATGGTCATCGAGCGCGCATAG
- a CDS encoding MBL fold metallo-hydrolase, producing MIRVERHGDVTRLRMSTWRSRSLGYEVSAFYTRGVLLDCGFPDAADELVATLDELRPAGAVITHAHEDHAGNVALLARRQIPLDIAADSLAELRAGRRIRAYRRYTWGQPRPFTESFVPFVTQSLEAIAAPGHARDHRVFWDPERETLFSADLWLGVHVKVTHHDEDPRQLVRDLRAAAALRPARMFDAHRGPVADPVNALLAKAEWMEQTIGAIERRIGEGWSDRAIVRGVLGGEEWAGWISRGEYARVNLVRNVRAGSPRARGPVAAA from the coding sequence ATGATCCGCGTCGAGCGGCACGGCGACGTCACGCGCCTCCGCATGTCCACCTGGCGCAGCCGATCCCTCGGCTACGAAGTGAGCGCGTTCTACACGCGCGGCGTGCTGCTGGATTGCGGGTTTCCCGACGCCGCCGACGAACTGGTCGCGACCCTCGACGAGTTGCGCCCCGCAGGCGCCGTCATCACCCACGCCCACGAAGATCATGCCGGCAACGTCGCCCTGCTCGCCCGGCGTCAGATTCCGCTCGATATCGCTGCCGATTCGCTCGCCGAGCTCCGCGCCGGCCGTCGCATCCGTGCCTACCGCCGGTATACCTGGGGCCAGCCGCGACCGTTCACCGAATCGTTCGTTCCATTCGTGACGCAATCGCTGGAGGCCATTGCCGCACCGGGCCACGCGCGCGACCACCGCGTGTTCTGGGACCCCGAGCGCGAAACGCTGTTCTCCGCCGATCTCTGGCTGGGAGTGCACGTGAAGGTGACGCACCACGACGAGGACCCCCGGCAGCTGGTGCGCGACCTGCGCGCCGCGGCGGCATTGCGGCCCGCCCGGATGTTCGACGCGCACCGCGGCCCGGTGGCGGATCCCGTCAACGCACTGCTCGCCAAGGCCGAGTGGATGGAGCAGACGATCGGCGCCATCGAGCGCCGGATCGGCGAGGGGTGGAGCGACCGCGCCATCGTGCGCGGCGTGCTGGGCGGCGAGGAATGGGCGGGGTGGATCTCGCGCGGCGAGTATGCCCGCGTCAACCTGGTGCGCAACGTGCGCGCGGGCTCGCCCCGGGCTCGCGGGCCGGTGGCGGCCGCGTGA
- a CDS encoding RNA polymerase sigma factor — MDGSADALIVERVLAGDVEAFATLVERYRDRCIRYAMHMLGNREDADEVTQDTFVRAYRSLGRCEDPERFGAWLFRILVNRCRTAGARRARRARTFLDDEAALLTAAEEHPAEQWAWREEIERALDELRPEQREAFLLKYVEGLGYDEMAELTGVGVSALKMRVMRACDRLRVLLKEARSA; from the coding sequence ATGGATGGAAGCGCTGACGCGCTGATCGTCGAGCGGGTGCTCGCCGGTGACGTGGAAGCGTTCGCGACGCTCGTCGAGCGGTATCGCGACCGCTGCATACGCTACGCGATGCACATGCTCGGCAACCGCGAGGACGCGGACGAAGTGACGCAGGACACGTTCGTGCGGGCGTACCGGTCGCTCGGCAGGTGCGAGGATCCGGAACGGTTCGGGGCTTGGCTGTTTCGCATTCTGGTCAACCGCTGCCGGACGGCGGGAGCGCGGCGGGCGCGACGCGCCCGCACGTTCCTCGACGATGAGGCGGCCCTGCTCACGGCGGCGGAAGAGCACCCGGCCGAGCAGTGGGCATGGCGGGAGGAGATCGAGCGGGCGCTGGACGAATTGCGGCCGGAACAACGCGAAGCGTTCCTGCTCAAGTATGTCGAAGGATTGGGCTACGACGAGATGGCGGAGTTGACGGGCGTCGGCGTATCGGCGCTCAAGATGCGGGTGATGCGCGCGTGTGATCGGCTGCGCGTGCTGTTGAAGGAGGCTCGTAGTGCGTGA